tatatatatatatatatgtgtatatattacatttatttatttatttatttttcatgtatgtttataaattcataaaaggagtaatttaaagacttattagattaacttagggataattctaaattaattaggtaccgttcgtaagaacgagcgcgtagggggGGCTcctaccttcccctcgcgtaatcgaactctcgaccccaactctggtaatgtagacctattctacccctaacggggtagtaatcatgtgttctaaccacactaaaaggttagtggcgactccgacattgcctatttttccttgaaaattaaaattaatttttatttcgccacctaGGGTACACGCgcttcgggacgtcgcgacatacagtacatccgagtagtacgaagatgtatccagatttgcgcgagaccttctggtggagtggtatgaaaagaaagattgcttagttcatggagcagtgtctgacgtgtcagcaagtgaaagctgaacatcgaAGGCCGGTAGggcagcccttagctattccagagtggaaatgggagcatactTCTATGGATTTTTTGGCCGAATTGCCGCCAACATttcacaggcagaatgctatttgggtaatcgtgggcaggttgacaaaatctactaactttttaccgatgaaggttagctaccctttgagtaggctagcagacataTACATGTATGAGATCGTTAGAATGCACGAGGTACCAGTTTCCATTGTGTTAAatcgagacctgaggtttacctctcatttctagaagagtttgcaggaaacactagggacgaagcttacttttagtacaacgttccacccccagaccgaTAGATAGTCGAaaaggacaatacagatcttggaggatatgttacgggcttgcgtattagacttcggtggtagctggttacagtatatgccactagtagagttcgcctataacaatagcttccaagctagtatcgagatggcaccgttcgaggctctatatggtcggaggtgtcgatctcctctgtattgggatgaggttggggAATGTCAGGTGTTAGGGCCTAAACTCGTGTAGTAGACGTCTGAGAATGTGGGTTTAATCcaagataggattaaatcggctcagaatcggcagaaaagttacgtggatgttcgctgccgtgagttggaattcgaagtggggggtaaggtatttatgaggatcgctccgatgaaaggggtgatgagattcaggaggaagggcaagttaagcccaaggtatatcggaccattcaaggttcttgagcgagtgggtctggtagcctacagaattgcattacctctagcactctcgaggatccataatgtgtttcacgtatccatgttgaggaggtacgtgttggatccatcacatgttattagttacgaggacttagagattggggatactttagcgtacgaagaggtacctattcagattctggatcgtaaagttcaaaagctacgtaccaaggacttaccattagtaaaggtattatggtagaatcacgagattgaggaagtttcttgggaatcgGAAGTAGAGATAcaccgaaagtatccacagttgttttgagtatgtgtgtgcattaccctactttgtattggaataggtggttagtcttaggGAATGTGTGTATTGggaactcctgagacggtttatgtatgtaaccacggtattcctccgccataagtgagggtatgtatatattgtggcGGGGTTGCGTTGTAGTGGCCGCCTGTTCTTTTTAGAGTCGAGTGTGTGTTTGATTATGTGAAtgtgaatgagagattacaaatttcaaggacaaattTTTTGTAAGTAGGGGAGGTTGTTGGAACCCGAATCGggatatatggaataaattaataaagagaatggtaaaatggtaattgagcaagCTTCGTTGACGGAGctaaagttcatcgatgaaagcTTTCTGTTACTCGGTGACGAATTGCtgagacttgtcgacgaggagaagtcgagaggtttcaggaaaccgagaatctcaagctcgtcgacgaggccaccatctCGTCGAAGAACTGTCTTcagtgactcgtcaacgaagacgccatctcgtcgactaggttggccgagtcaaagggctataaatatcagtttccattacttaatcactaagaaatcaaatatcctctctctctctctctctctctctctctctctctctctctctctctctctctctctaggaactcgaaagacacactctctctctagatttcttcatcgtacaTTGCTGGAATCGTAGATTcgatgttaccacgaggatcagggaaggattctctataagaTTTATAGATCGGATCTTCGTTCTGggcattttcaggttttggctcaaaatcgaggaaaggctcggttttcatttccgtttcgatagttttgtagggaatggaattgttAGTATATTCTATATTATGTTTATAGGTTTtaagaactcggttcgctatttaggagccgtagagttcaagatttgatttttggggaaaggtaaggggattctgtttatgtcagttattttcgaaatcggactaggtagaactgtggttcacggtcttgtgtgtgttttagttacttatttgggggaatctaacaggaaaaactacgggtttttcatgttacagttttaggaaaaaaagGTGCATTGGGTTGTAtatctggttttgttggaaaaacgtaaatatattataatatatattgtgttatagggatggtcatgccttgatttattaaactgtatatgcttggaaaatcatgattttagattaccaaatgggtgtagtttgtttggttatatgagcatgcatggttgtgttttgttgaaatgcaatgaaataggaactgagttccgaattgttccaggtattgaaagagtgtccggctctatatctgaggatgtgaaatatcacctgtcatgtttggcaagagtgttcaactctatatctgagggcgtgagccttaccggctgatcaccgaagggtgtggatccaccaattgtaccaatacgatgccatgggagcctagggctacgccatgtgccgaggacgccgtgtaatgcgagTCAGCTTCGGggcgaagggtgtgacgacaccgggttgcttgatcatgtgtgtgtgcgtgtatgcactgtactagaactgttttttgaaaatactggaattgcattgaactgtgtatgttttatgtcatgataacactcatatgccacacaccgatataacctggatctgccttattgagaggtgtctcacccctactgtacgtacatatttttcaggtctttcgagtaaccggaactagcgttctTGTATTGGGAGCGTAGTGGTGGGTGTACTGTGTGAAGTACTTGGATAAGTATTAGGACTGTATTGGGTTGTCTTTTGTGATTTTGGCTGACACCCGGGTTTGTGCTTTGTATTATGGGACCTGaattccttttgtatagactctggtatggtacataaTATGTATAGAAAGGCCTTTTTCCATTGTGTATTTGTAATGTATacgaatgtgtatagggtgtacaggaaccccatggggttggaccctcacTCATTGTGCTGTGtcattgatgatttgtatgatacagggacatgttagattacttattcacccctgggtcccattaccggtTTTAGGGCATGACAGCAAAAGCTGCGGTGGATGGCAGAGAGGGGAGAAAGTAGCAGCGGCGCTGGGGGAGGAGAGATGCACGATGGTGATGGCAGGGCAGGAAGAGTGCAGAAGCTGCAACAGATAGCGGAGAGGGGAGAACGCAGCAGCGGCGCTGGGGGAGGAGAAAACGCAGCGGCAGGATGAGGGTAAGAAGAGTGCAGAAGCGAAGGTGGCGAGATGGGCGAATCAAAAAGGACAAAGAATGGGCTGCTTCGAAAGAAGAGAAGAGGCTTTGAACCcaaccaaaatcatcattgagCGAGCTTGAGATGACGAGTGAACACGGCAAAGAAGAAGGCTGGGAGATAGGTTCAACGAAGCTGGGTCGAAAGTCCGCTAGGGCTCCGACGAAGCCTGGCAAAGAAGAAGGCTGGGAGACAGGTTCAACGGGGGTGGGTTTTCAATGTCTTTTATCTTGATTTAATGAATAAATTAAATGAAATCATGTTGTACACACATCAAATATCTTAATAAATAGTAGTCAGTGGTTCCTTTTGTCATACAATCTCCACCACAATATtaataaagtatatatatatatatatatatatatatatataattgataaTTAATCAAAAGAAAATGATTGTGATGGAAGGCACATGACATGATAGATTCATATGCTAGCACTAGAGAAGGAAATGGAGAAGTAGCATTAGATCCCATTACCATAGAAGAGGTATTGACGTGAGCCCATGACAACCATGGACCAGTAACCAATAGTGTTGCTCTTAATCATAAgagattattattattcttattattatgattattgcACTAGAGACTAGAGAAGAGAAGATCATTGTCTCGGGTGCTGTAATGGATTGGTGACAAGAGGGAGTAATAAACCAAAAATATTGCTCTTAATAATAAGAAATGTCTGTGTGTGGGAAAATAGCTTAATATGGCGAATTCACAAGATTTGAATGGGTCTTGCAATTATTAGTTAAGCCGAATGAGGCAGCGCCCAAAGGAAAGGAGTTTGGAATTGGAAATGGAATGTGGAAGATGTGGGGCAGTGGCATGGGGGGAGGCGGTTGCGTCGTGTGGCCCTGCCCCGTCAGAGGATCCGCGTAGGCGCTTCATTGCCGCTGTGCCAGCCCAAACCAACTACGCTCGCTGCTCCCCTCCTCGCCTCCGCATCCTCCTCTTTAATGCTTTGGCCTCATTCATTGCCACTCTGTTTCCAATTTACTAAATTATTccctttttattatatatatatatatatatatatatatgccttattttttatgtttaattgtctcaaaattgaaaaccaaaaaaaaaaaaagatatatatatagtaaattaagaataaaactttcatttttacattattttttaaatttttattaaatattgatcatgtttaattaaaatgatttccttcttgaatcaaataatttatttgaaaaaaatcaagtaaaaaatgaaacttttattttatttccctaTTGCCAAGCTataagattttatttaattatatttaaaaggGCACTTTGGTCATTTCAACATGACAGAGCACTCTTGTTTAGCCATACTCGGCACTCTCTCAACCCCCCTCTGTCTCGCTCTTTAACTTCACCCCGACTCTCTCGCTCGCCCTCCTCCCGCAGCTCTCTTCAATGCCCTGTGCTATGAAGGTGGAGACGATTCGGCAGGTGGTGAGGCTGAAGCAATTGGTGCAGCGGTGGAAGAACCTAAGCCTTCGCCGCCGCTCCCTGTTGTCCTCGTCGGACTCGGACTCGGACTCGGAGCCGTCGTCCGGGTCGTCCTCCCGGGCAAACCGCCGGATCTCGTCGGGTTACCTGGCGGTGTACGCGGGGGCGGAGCGCCGGCGATTCGTGATCCCCACGCGCTATCTGAACCTACCGGTGTTCGTGGCCCTGC
This region of Malania oleifera isolate guangnan ecotype guangnan chromosome 10, ASM2987363v1, whole genome shotgun sequence genomic DNA includes:
- the LOC131166398 gene encoding auxin-responsive protein SAUR71-like, with protein sequence MPCAMKVETIRQVVRLKQLVQRWKNLSLRRRSLLSSSDSDSDSEPSSGSSSRANRRISSGYLAVYAGAERRRFVIPTRYLNLPVFVALLNKAEEEFGFQSSGGLVLPCEVGFFRQVLRFLQVDEQRFGGLELDGFLKMVSEVGFDSCKETTNPCHGFTPLLQKARV